CATTAAGTCCATAGGCAACATGTTTTTGGGCCTCTTCTGGCAAATAACCAAAAATGTTCTGTACTTTTTGTAAAACAGGAATTAAAGAACCCTTTTGATCCTTAAACTCTTCAATAATCTTGTCTATCTGTTTTACATGATCTGCTGATAGTTTAGACATTATTCAAACCTCCTTGTTTAAATGATTGTGTTCTCGCTAAACGATTTTTAGACTACTACCACCTCATCAAAATTTTGCTTACTTTTGAGTTTGCTTAATATACATTTAGGGCTACAATCTGTAACCTTTAAGGCTGTAAAAGGTTCAGTATATAAATCCTGTATGCAATGTGCATCAGAGTTTACAACAATATTATAATGTGAAATTAATGATTCTTCAATATTTGCTAAATTGTAATTAGCTTTATGTACCTCTAATGTACTTACACACAAATTTGGGGGAATAAATCCTAAAACCGATATTATGCCATTAGCCTTTCTATATATATGTGAAGGAATTGGCACACCCCCTAACGATAACACTATATTAACTACTTTTTCAAGTGTTATTTGGGCTGATTGTGCTAGTAATTTTGGGTACTCGCCCATTACTCTATTATTTTTTGAGAATATTGTTTGGTAACCAAACACCTCAGTGTTATTAGAAATGTTGGGCAATAAAGCTTCTATAATTTTATTAAATTGGCTGAGTAAATTCATGTTTTCAAAAAGGGTTAAAACATGCACCCCTTCAATTGTTTCTACTTCCATGCCAGGTATAACAGTTAAATTATACTTTTTTCCGGCTTCTATGGCAGCTAAAACATTTAATGAGCTATTGTGATCAGTTATTGCAATTGCATTTAAGCCGCTCTTTTTAGCATGTTTAACTACATTTAAAGGAGTTAATTCAGCACTTGCACACGGTGATAAGGCAGTATGAATGTGTAAGTCAACAGCAATATAACTCTCTTCACTCATTATCTTTGCTGTAATAGCTGGTATAGCTTACCGCATACCTGATAACTTGTTAGTTTAGATGAAAAAAGTGCAACTTCTTTTTCTTGTGCTTTAGTAATTGTTGTTTCGTTTGGCATATAATCACCAGTTACAATAACTGCAGCTAAATCTTTTAAGATAGCTACTGCAACAATATTTTCATGCCCTTGTAAAGTAACCCAAATTTCGTTTTCTTCAGCATTAGCAATTACATCACTTAATAAGTCCGAAGAATAAGCTCCACTTACTTCTGCTTCACTATTAAAAGTAGTCAATGATTCCAGCTTTAACTCTGCAACTATTTTACTTAGTTTCATTGTTGTCCTCCTCATTTGAGTTCTCCTCCATAGTTGGAGGTAAATTTTCAGCAAAATCTAACATACGCTCGGCTAATTTTCTTACATCGTTCCTTAACTCAATAGTACAATAAGTTCTAGTTGCTAAACCCTGTACTATATCCTCAGCTAGTGCTCTACAAGTAGGAGAACCACAGGCACCACAATCTAACCCTGGCAAACTATCTGTTATTCTTTCAACATCTTCTACTTTTTTTAGTGCTTTATGAATATCATCATCTAATTTCATTATTTGACGAGCTTTTATATCGTTACTAAAATGCAGTACTCCTGCTTCATTTAGTTCTTGGTACCAGGCTTCATCTATCTCAGGTGTGTTTGTTCTATTATTTGCCATTTGATTTATATATACACGAGCCACAAAGGGATTCTCTACAGTTAGGGGCCCTCCCAAACAGCCTCCAGGACATGCTTGTAGCTCTAAAAAATCTACTTTTCGTAATTTGCCCATTTCAACTTGCTCTAAAACTTTTATAATATGGTCTATGCCTTGCACTTGTACATGTGAAATTTTGTCATGAAAACCTATAGACTCTCCACCAGGTCTAGCCCAGCGTAAACCTCCGCTAGAGGCTCTTGGATGTGATGTTTTAAGAAGTTCTGGGAAATGACGTAGTTTACTATAATTTCGAATAATAAGACCATATATTTCAGAAAAAGATATTATTCCGTCAACATTTGTGGCATTTGCCACAGGTTGTCTTACAGCAGTAACTTTTGCTGGACATGGACTAATAAAAAATACACCAACGTCTTTTGGGTTTATATTTTTTTTCTTAAGGAGTTCTTGTTTAGCAATATACGCTGCTACCTCCATTGGCGACTCGATTGGAATAATATGGGGTAATAATGTAGGAAATCTTACTTGAATAAGTCGTACTAATGCCGGACATGCTGAGCTTATAGCAGGGCGTAGGACATCTGGTTGTTCAAAATATTTGCGATAAGCCATAGAAACAAAATCTGCCCCCAATGCTACCTCAACTACATCATCAAAACCTAACATTTTGAGGGTTGCAATAATCTCAATATCACTTAGTTTTCCAGCAAACTGACCAAATAACGAAGGTGCA
This Clostridium sp. 'deep sea' DNA region includes the following protein-coding sequences:
- a CDS encoding PHP domain-containing protein produces the protein MSEESYIAVDLHIHTALSPCASAELTPLNVVKHAKKSGLNAIAITDHNSSLNVLAAIEAGKKYNLTVIPGMEVETIEGVHVLTLFENMNLLSQFNKIIEALLPNISNNTEVFGYQTIFSKNNRVMGEYPKLLAQSAQITLEKVVNIVLSLGGVPIPSHIYRKANGIISVLGFIPPNLCVSTLEVHKANYNLANIEESLISHYNIVVNSDAHCIQDLYTEPFTALKVTDCSPKCILSKLKSKQNFDEVVVV
- a CDS encoding DRTGG domain-containing protein; this encodes MKLSKIVAELKLESLTTFNSEAEVSGAYSSDLLSDVIANAEENEIWVTLQGHENIVAVAILKDLAAVIVTGDYMPNETTITKAQEKEVALFSSKLTSYQVCGKLYQLLQQR
- a CDS encoding [Fe-Fe] hydrogenase large subunit C-terminal domain-containing protein; the protein is MGEYFHSVRLDKDKCKGCTNCIKRCPTEAIRVRDGKAHIIEERCIDCGECIRVCPEHAKFAITDTFKMLCDFKYRLAIPAPSLFGQFAGKLSDIEIIATLKMLGFDDVVEVALGADFVSMAYRKYFEQPDVLRPAISSACPALVRLIQVRFPTLLPHIIPIESPMEVAAYIAKQELLKKKNINPKDVGVFFISPCPAKVTAVRQPVANATNVDGIISFSEIYGLIIRNYSKLRHFPELLKTSHPRASSGGLRWARPGGESIGFHDKISHVQVQGIDHIIKVLEQVEMGKLRKVDFLELQACPGGCLGGPLTVENPFVARVYINQMANNRTNTPEIDEAWYQELNEAGVLHFSNDIKARQIMKLDDDIHKALKKVEDVERITDSLPGLDCGACGSPTCRALAEDIVQGLATRTYCTIELRNDVRKLAERMLDFAENLPPTMEENSNEEDNNETK